TTGTGGGGGCTTTAGCACTTTTTCAACTTTTAGCAAAGAAAGTTTCGAGCTAATACAAAACGGTTTTTATTCGCAAGCAGCCTTACACACTATCCTCAACTTTGGTCTATGTTTGGCAGGAATCGGCCTAGGTTTATATTTGGCCAAATAAAAAACCCTAAAAGCTTTTACGCTCTCAGGGTCACTTGATTCATCATAGGTTATTATTGTCTTGTATTTTCTTAATTTCAGTTGGGGATTCAGTAGGTTAACTTCCTGTTGTGCAAATTTATGCAATTTTAATTCAAGTTTGCAAGATATATTGCATAAATTTGCATACAAGTTTTAGATATGCTCAAAGAAGAACGCCAAAAACTCATATTAGACAGACTCAACTCATCCAAGAAAGTAAACTTTGGAGAGCTTGAGAAGATATTAAATGTCTCTTATGATAGTATACGAAGAGATGTAATAGAATTGGAGGACAAAGGACTTCTTAAAAAAGTACATGGAGGCATAGTAGCAAACTCATACTATAAAGGAATCAGTGAATCTGCAGGGAAGTTTCAAGGCAGCGATGAGCTAGGCATTATTGTCAAAAAGGCAATTAAACTCTTCGAAAACAATCAATTAGTTTTAATGGATGGTGGCAGCACCAACTTCCATATAGCTAGTCAGCTTCCTAAAAACATCTCTACTACGATTATAACTAATAGCCCTCCGCTTGCAGTTGCACTAAATCAGCACTCCAACCTTGAGGTGATTCTACTAGGAGGACAATACTTTAAAAAGTATCAGATTTCTCTTGGGACTGCAGTAATGGATCAGCTTAATAATTTCAAGCCCGATTTATACTTTATGGGCGTTAATGGAATTCACATAGATAATGGCCTCACTGTAAGAAACTATGAAGAGACCATGCAAAAGAAAAAAATGATGTCTATTTCTAAAAATGTAGTAGCATGTACCATTGAAGAAAAGATCAATCATTCGGAAAACTTTAAGATTTGTAATGTGGATGAGATTGACGTTTTAGTTACAAACCTGAGTGCAAAGCATAAACTATTAAGTGATTTTGAATCACTTACCCTAAGTATTATATAAACCCTTTTATAAACCCCAGACGAATAGGAATGAGCATGGACTTTACTGACCATGCTCTTCCTTTTATTAAAACCTTATTTTTAACGCTGCCAAAAAGTTAATTCCTGCTTGAGGATAAACAAAATTCTCAGTTATTGTTCCTTCATAATTGTAGCTGTAAGTATACCCATTAGGCTCATACTGAACATTGAAAAGGTTATTCACCAATAAGCTCAATGATGTTTTTTTGAAACCACGACTTTTGAATTCATAAATTACATTGAGATTATTAACAAAAAATGCATCAAGCGAGCGGGCGTCATTTGAGGTATTGTCGAGATACTGCTTGCCAACATACTTAGGCAATATTGAAAACTCAAGTCCAGAAACTGGCAAGAAGCTAATCACTCCTCCAGCAATTAAGTCTGGTGAAAAAGAAATTGCAGTATTCTCAAATTGGTTTACAATATTAGGACTACTGTCATAGCTAACTATTGTTTCCTCAAAATTCACGATCTTGTTTGCACTGATTGTCCCATTTGCGGCAATTTTCCACATTTTACCTAAGTTTTTGCCGTATTGCAACTCAAGTCCAGTACGAAAACTTTTTGGAACATTTACTCTTATTGCCTCTCCTACATCATTTACATTACCAGTTAATACTAGTTGGTTTTTGTAGTTCATGTGAAAGAAGTTAGCCTCAAATAACTGGTCTTTTTCCATAAACCTAAAGCCCAACTCAAGATCTTGTAAGTTCTCGTGCTGCGGTGGGTTTGCCACATTATCCACAAAGTCTTGTCTACTAGGTTCTTTATTACCTACAGCGAATGAACCATAAAGTGACGATTTAGCACTGAAATCATAATTTAGGCCAACTTTAGGGTTAAAAAATGTGAAGTTGGTACTCACATCAGTATTTGCTCGAGTATCAATAGTTCCGTTTATGTCCAATGAAACCGCTCTAACCTGCAGGTCTATAAATGAATTAAACTTTGAATTAAATTGGTAAATAGACTTGGCATAAACGTTAAAGTCATTTTTCACTCCCACATTTTCATACCACCGATGATCCTTGGCACCTTCTGGAGTGAACTGTGACCACACTACCTCTCCAAAATGTTCGCCCTCATACCTACTCATAGCTCCTCCAATGGTAACATTAACTTTAGTTTTGGGGTCATACTCCAAAGACCAAACACCTCCATAAAAATGATTATCCAGCCACTTTCTCCTTACAAGATCAGTTTCGCTTATCGTTTCAGAGCCAATGATAATGTCTTCTAAACCGTAATCTGAATATGATTCACCATCTTTAAATTGCTCATAATAACCTCTTCCGTATGTATAATGTAGTGTTGGATTAAGTCTCCAATGGTCTCCTAGCTTGAAAGAAGTGATAAGTTGATAATGGTCTTGCTGGTAATTGTCAACCTCATTTTCGTAGTCGTACCAGTTGAATTTTCTACCAGCAGCCAACATTCTGCTTTTGAACTTATCATCTATATAATTACGATCTACAAAAGACTGAATTCCAGCCTGGTCACCATTCGCGAGGCTTTCAGGGACTCCATACCACGATTGGTAAGTACGCTCTTGTCCAGAGAAAACATTCAGCCTTACGAAGTTATCGTTTTTATAATACCCACCCGAAAGGTAGAATGATTTCAAATCTGAAGAGGCTCTTTCAACCCAGCCGTCAGAAGTAATTTTGGACAGGCGTGCATCTATTACAAAGTGGTTTTCCATGAGACCAGTACTAGCCATAACGTTGGTTTTGAAAGTATTAAAACTACCGTATGAAGTGTTGATTTCTCCGTATGCCTCAGGTTCGTACTGTAGTGTGTTCACATTTATACTCGCTCCAAAAGCTCCTGCACCATTTGTGCTAGTCCCTACTCCCCTTTGAATTTGAATACTAGCTACCGAAGATGCAATGTCAGGCATATTAACCCAAAAAACTCCTTGCGACTCGCTGTCATTAAATGGAACCCCATTCAAAGTCACGTTAATTCGTGTAGGGTCTGTTCCTCGAATTCGGATCCCAGTGTAACCAACACCAGCCCCAGCATCGCTTGTCACTACCACTGAAGGAGTTTGATTGAGTAAAAATGGAATATCTTGCCCTAAATTCTGTTTTTCAATGGTTTGTTTTCCAATGGTTGTAAATGCCATTCCCGATTTAACCGAAGCCCGTGTTGCATTTACAACAACTTCATTTAATGCTTGAATTTTGGTAGTGTCTTCTTGTGCAATAGCAGAAATGCTTAGAAGTAAGAACGCCGAAGCGATAAAAGTAAAACGTCGCATAAGGCGACAATCGAAACAAAAATTGCTCATAATAATGTTTTAAATACTATTAAAAAGCAGATAAAGGAGTCAAATCAGCTTGTGATTTAACGTTTGATAAAAATTGAATTCCACTGAGAAAGCGTTGCTAGCATTTCTTTCTCATAATCCCTTCGCCGGTACTAACCGTATCAGGTTCAATGGGTATGATCTCAGCCCTATGTATTCAGGCACCCCTTTCGTGAGATAACAGTGCAAAGGTAAGTGAGTATCTGCCAAATGGTGCAACATTTTTCCAAAAAATCCGTATTCCTTATTGAGATTCTATATTTATTGGTAAATTTCCACCACGAGTTGTTTTCGATGATACAATACATGATCACATTTAGTCTACCAGATACATTTCCTCAGGAGTTCATTGAACAAATTCCAGAGCAACGTTTTGTTATTGACAAGATGCTGAAAGAAGGAAAACTGTTTTCTTACACTTTAACTTTGGATAGGTCGAGGTTGTGGTGTATCGCCAATGCCGACTCAGAGATGGAAGTTGTTTCGCTCATTCATCAATTCCCCCTTATAGACTACATGAACTACGAAATTGAAGAGCTTATGTTTCACAATCAAAGTGCCATTCAAGTACCTGCTTTTTCGTTGAACTAGAATGAAATACTTTTTAAAACCCTTACTCTGGTCACTTGTTTTCTTGTTTTTAGGTGCTTCTTCATGCCGAATGGCGAACAACAAAGTTGAAGCCCCAATTGAAGCCTACGAAACATTAGATTACATCATAAAATACAATAAAGCACCTGATGGGTATGTGGGTGGTCGTAAGTTTGGCAACTTTGAGGAGCTTTTACCAAAAAAAACAGAGCAAGGAAAGAAAATATTCTACAAAGAGTGGGATATTTACCCCAAGAAAAAAGGAATAAATAGAGGCCCGCATAGATTAGTAACCGGAAACAACCGTACTGCTTTTTATACACCAGATCACTATCAATCCTTCATCGAGATTTTCCCGAAAGAGAATAAATAATTACATTGTTAAACATAAACAGCTAATAATTAAGCAAATACCCTGGAATGAATAACCTTATCATTACAGACAGCCCTGAACTTTTAGAAGATCAGGCTCTCATCAAGATCGATAGTAAAAAATGCAAATCGCTTCGTGAGTTTTATGAAACGCTAGCCCAAGAACTAAAATTTCCAGACTATTTTGGTTACAATTTAGATTCTTTCGACGAATTGATGAATGATTTATCTTGGATTGAGGATGAGCGAATCCTGCTTTACTTTTACAATTCGGAGCTTTTCTTAAGAAATGAAAGAAACGAAAAGAAGTTAACCACCTTGCTAGACCAGCTAGATGCTACTTGTGAGGACTGGAAATATTATCGTGAAGATGAGGTCGAAGTAGAAGAGGGCGAAGAGCCTATTCCCAAAAAAGAATTGATTGTTGCTTTCTCAACAAGTGAACGTATATCCGAAATTTTGGATATGTAAATATCATTTCCAGAAAAGACCTCGGTCTTTTCTGGAAATTGACCTAACTATATGAGTTGCCTCTTAAGCAAAGTGACTTATATTATTTGATTGGTACAGTTACCATAGCGTTTTCCCAAGCAATATTCATATTGATGAGAGAATCTGTACCTGCGAAAGAAATGGTAAGTTGCTCCATTGCAGTTCCTAAGTTACTTGGCTTAGCACTAACCCTTAGAACATCCGTATCTTCGCTATAGTTTGTACCCCATTGACCTGTTTCACTATTGAAGATTATATCCCAGCTCTCAGGGTTAGGAACAGTCCAAAGTGAATATTTCCCTCCAGCAAGCCTTTTCCCATCAATAAATACATCTTTATTAAATTCTATTGTAGTAGCTTCATTTGCACCAGTTCTCCATACTTTGTCGTAAGGCACTAACTCACCGAATATTTTGCGACCTTTCATGTAGGGTCTACAATATTCTACCTCTACCTCAATTCCATTTTGTTCGATTGCAGCAGTTTCAGCTGGGCTATTACTTTTAGTCCATGTTTTTAGTCCAAAATAAGCAAGGACAAGAAATACAGCTACACCCAATATGATTTTAATTGCTTTGTTCATTTTATTGTATTTAATGGTTCGAGTTTATCAACATCTTTGTTGTGTATAAAATTCAATTCGTGGTTTTTCGGAATTCCTATGCAATATCGTCAAATTGCAGGATATATACTTGGTAGAACACTTTTATGGATATCATTCAGCTTCTTTCGGACAATATTGCTAACCAAATCGCAGCAGGAGAAGTGGTGCAACGGCCAGCTTCTGTTGTGAAAGAGTTAATGGAAAATGCAATAGATGCCAAAGCCAGCGAAGTAAAACTTATAATCAAAGATGCGGGAAAAGTCCTTATTCAGGTCATTGACGATGGTGCAGGTATGTCTCTTACTGATGCAAGGATGAGTTTTGAGCGTCATGCAACTTCCAAAATCAGAAAGTCCGAGGATCTATTTAAGATTATGACCATGGGGTTTAGGGGAGAGGCTCTTGCCTCCATTGCTGCTGTGGCTCAAGTAGAAATGAAAACCCAGAGAAGTGAAGACGAAGTAGGTACTTTGCTAAAAATTGAGGGTTCTGAATTCAAAAGTCAAGAACCGGTATCTACTACTAAAGGCACTAGCATTCAGGTTAAAAATCTGTTCTTTAATGTTCCTGCTCGTCGTAACTTTTTAAAAACCAATGCTGTGGAAATGAAGCATATTCTGGAAGAATTCACCAGAGTTGCTTTGGCACACCCACAAATCACCTTTGAGGCCTACCATAATGACATTGAACTATACAGGCTTCCTGCAGATAAGCTTAGCAAACGAATTGTTGATATTTTTGGTAAAGGCTATCGCGAGCAATTGGCAAGTTGTGAGGAAAATACACCTTTTGTAAATATATCGGGATATATCGGTAAGCCTGAGGCCGCAAAAAAATCTCGAGGAGA
This portion of the Spirosomataceae bacterium TFI 002 genome encodes:
- a CDS encoding ribonuclease is translated as MKYFLKPLLWSLVFLFLGASSCRMANNKVEAPIEAYETLDYIIKYNKAPDGYVGGRKFGNFEELLPKKTEQGKKIFYKEWDIYPKKKGINRGPHRLVTGNNRTAFYTPDHYQSFIEIFPKENK
- a CDS encoding DNA-binding transcriptional regulator of sugar metabolism, DeoR/GlpR family — translated: MLKEERQKLILDRLNSSKKVNFGELEKILNVSYDSIRRDVIELEDKGLLKKVHGGIVANSYYKGISESAGKFQGSDELGIIVKKAIKLFENNQLVLMDGGSTNFHIASQLPKNISTTIITNSPPLAVALNQHSNLEVILLGGQYFKKYQISLGTAVMDQLNNFKPDLYFMGVNGIHIDNGLTVRNYEETMQKKKMMSISKNVVACTIEEKINHSENFKICNVDEIDVLVTNLSAKHKLLSDFESLTLSII
- a CDS encoding iron complex outermembrane recepter protein, whose protein sequence is MSNFCFDCRLMRRFTFIASAFLLLSISAIAQEDTTKIQALNEVVVNATRASVKSGMAFTTIGKQTIEKQNLGQDIPFLLNQTPSVVVTSDAGAGVGYTGIRIRGTDPTRINVTLNGVPFNDSESQGVFWVNMPDIASSVASIQIQRGVGTSTNGAGAFGASINVNTLQYEPEAYGEINTSYGSFNTFKTNVMASTGLMENHFVIDARLSKITSDGWVERASSDLKSFYLSGGYYKNDNFVRLNVFSGQERTYQSWYGVPESLANGDQAGIQSFVDRNYIDDKFKSRMLAAGRKFNWYDYENEVDNYQQDHYQLITSFKLGDHWRLNPTLHYTYGRGYYEQFKDGESYSDYGLEDIIIGSETISETDLVRRKWLDNHFYGGVWSLEYDPKTKVNVTIGGAMSRYEGEHFGEVVWSQFTPEGAKDHRWYENVGVKNDFNVYAKSIYQFNSKFNSFIDLQVRAVSLDINGTIDTRANTDVSTNFTFFNPKVGLNYDFSAKSSLYGSFAVGNKEPSRQDFVDNVANPPQHENLQDLELGFRFMEKDQLFEANFFHMNYKNQLVLTGNVNDVGEAIRVNVPKSFRTGLELQYGKNLGKMWKIAANGTISANKIVNFEETIVSYDSSPNIVNQFENTAISFSPDLIAGGVISFLPVSGLEFSILPKYVGKQYLDNTSNDARSLDAFFVNNLNVIYEFKSRGFKKTSLSLLVNNLFNVQYEPNGYTYSYNYEGTITENFVYPQAGINFLAALKIRF
- a CDS encoding Barstar (barnase inhibitor), whose amino-acid sequence is MNNLIITDSPELLEDQALIKIDSKKCKSLREFYETLAQELKFPDYFGYNLDSFDELMNDLSWIEDERILLYFYNSELFLRNERNEKKLTTLLDQLDATCEDWKYYREDEVEVEEGEEPIPKKELIVAFSTSERISEILDM
- a CDS encoding Muconolactone delta-isomerase, with the translated sequence MVQHFSKKSVFLIEILYLLVNFHHELFSMIQYMITFSLPDTFPQEFIEQIPEQRFVIDKMLKEGKLFSYTLTLDRSRLWCIANADSEMEVVSLIHQFPLIDYMNYEIEELMFHNQSAIQVPAFSLN